From Aegilops tauschii subsp. strangulata cultivar AL8/78 chromosome 5, Aet v6.0, whole genome shotgun sequence:
gtggaatttggtaaggaaaaaattatatagtgtgctgaaatttactgtcacttgttactatggaacataatcctttgaggggcttgttcggggtatcttcaccccggccaatagagcaaagagttgctcctcaacctactgaacctgccgatacaaacacacacacacacacacacacacacacacacacacaaggccGGATACAAGGACGCTGATAACAGCAACACTACCCCGACAAAATCCTAGCCAACATCAGATGAACATAATAAGCACTACTACGAAGATGTCGGGGCCCTCAACCGTGGGCGGGCCACCGCGAGGAGGAGAAGTCGTGTAGGACGAACAATGAGCTCCAAAGCGACGCCTTCAGCAAGGGAACGACACCATTGTGTCGCCACCGCCCAATCCAAGGATTAGAGTTTCCCCCGGAGCACTCCGACGACAAATGAGATGCCGCGACGGCGCCTTCAAGAAGAGGACGACGCTAGAACGCCGGTGCCGTCGGCCTGGCAAAGCAGAACGGGTTTTCACCACCGGCAGGGGCACCCTGCCCCTTCCCGAAGTCCCGTGCCACCACCGGCAGGCCTCGCGCGCACCACCACACCATGGCGCCACCCCGACCCGACAAGCGCGTCGCTGAGTCCAAAGAAGAGGGAGGGAGCTCACCCGAGTCCGACGCTGATGAACCGCCGCCGGAGAGACCCGCAGTTGCCGCGCGCATATCAGACAACCACCAGGCCACAGCAGCGCCGCTGCAGACCACCCCACTCCGAGGTCAAGACCGACCTCAGCCACCgtcccgcgccgcccgccgccatcCAGGAGCCGGATCCGGGAGGGTCGGGCCGGATCCGCGCCAGCACGCCACTGCCCAGATCGGGAATCCCAGCGGCCGCCACACCACAAACGAGCCTGCCACTCGACATCGTGTCCCCACCAGGCAACCCCGCCGCCGAACTCCGagcacgccgccgcgccgccggcccTGCCAAAGACCGGCGCCCCCACTCGACCGGCTGTCTCACGCCAGCCGCGGAGCACGAGGGCGAGGAAGAagaggccccgccgccgcccccaccgaCCGGGCTTCGCCCGACGGCGTCGctgggcggcggcgagggaggagagcAGAGGAGAGGGAGGACAGGTCACGGCAGCTAGGGTTCACCCCGGTCGCTCGCAAGAGCGACACGGGAGAGGAGGGGAGAGGGATTATATCCCGTGATGCCCTGTACGTTTTGAGGGGAAATGGGTACTTGGATTTGGATAGATGAAACAATCAAGCACCTTTTCAATCACGAACAGAGAAACTGAAACACTAACCATTACTGATAAAAAAAACCTAACCATTACATACGTAATACAAAATGAATATATGGAGAAAAAAATGGAGAAATTAATCAATTCGGCTGCTGCACACGGATTAATTGCTTGTTCATCATCACAATACAATTAGCAAGACACCTTTTGTGCCATGACAATGACATACATCAAAGCTAAGCAAGACTAGTACATCATCTCTTGGATCATCTCCTGGATGCAGGTTTCGGAGTTCTTCATCACGCACTCGGCCCTCACGTGGTGAAAGGATCCACTCTCCTAGACTAGTACAGTCGTGTCGTCGCACAAGCCGAGCAGCTCATCTAACGTGCACCGGAAGGCCTCGTCTTCATCATCTGCAGCACTAGTGCCTTCTTGGACTTCGCCGTCGAGTTTGCCGGGCAAGAACCCCTGCGCCACCACAGCGTCATGGAGCACGGGAAAATCTTGAAGCATGTCGTCGGTGAAGAACCCGCCTGGATCCACGCTTCCGTCGTCCACAGCTCCGGGCGGCAAGAACGTCTCGCCTTCGTCGGACATGAACCAGCGCCCATACTCGTGAAGCATCCCGGGTTGTTGGACGATCGGCGGTTCCTGGCGGCGTGGGGTTTGGGGACGTGGAGCATCCGGGTGCTGGACGTcggcggccttccttttcctgGAACCGGGAGCATTGATTACCTCGTGGTATGTGGTCTCGCTCCTGTGACGAGACACGCAGACCTTGCAGAGCACCAAGCCGTCTTGCTTGTCATCGCTGTACTCGTTCATGCACCAGCCGATCCTGATCCTCTCTTTCTCTCCCGGCAA
This genomic window contains:
- the LOC141022725 gene encoding uncharacterized protein, coding for MADGKLDPPAGYAFDPAEHELITKFLRPRIADAFFASRLIHEFDAYSAAPGDLVEMYQHAQGTDKGDGKGGVWYFFTPARRHQTKGGRGGGRRQRGVADAGEGYYWHSEKGGIPVLDNQGKLVGHRRNLSYVKKLPGEKERIRIGWCMNEYSDDKQDGLVLCKVCVSRHRSETTYHEVINAPGSRKRKAADVQHPDAPRPQTPRRQEPPIVQQPGMLHEYGRWFMSDEGETFLPPGAVDDGSVDPGGFFTDDMLQDFPVLHDAVVAQGFLPGKLDGEVQEGTSAADDEDEAFRCTLDELLGLCDDTTVLV